Part of the Streptomyces sp. NBC_01460 genome, GCCACGGATAGCCCGGCAGCGGCACCGGCCTCCCCACGGGCTGGAGCACCGACCAGTCCACGTCGACGCCCAGCGTGTACAGCTCTGCGAGGGAGCGGGCGAACCGCTCGGGCTCGTCCTCCCGGCGCCGGATCGACGGCAGCGTCACCCCCTCGACGGCCCGGCCCTCCAGGCACTCCCGGATCGAGTGGCCGAGCACCGGGTGCGGACCGATCTCCAGGAACAGCGTGTACCCGTCGTTGACCAGCCGGTCGACCGCGGCACGGAACCGGACGGGCCGCCGGACGTTCTCCCACCAGTACGCGGCGTCCAGCTCCGGCCCCCGCGCACGCCCCTGGCGGGCGGTCAGATACAGCGGGAGACCGGCGGCGCGCGGCGCGATCCCGGCCAGCGCCTCGTGCAGCTCGGCCTTGATCGGGTCCATCCGCACGCTGTGGTACGGCACTTCGACGTCGAGGAACCGGGCGAAGACCTGCTCCCGCTCCAGCCGCCCGGCGAGCTCCCCGAGGGTGTCCCGGTCCCCGGACAGCGTCACTGACGCCGGGCTGTTCACGGCGGCGACCGACACGTGGTCCCGGTACGGGCGGACCAGCCGCTCGGCCTCCTCCTCGGACAGGTTCGCCGCCAGCATCACGCCGGTGCCCGCGAGCCGGTGCTGGAGGGCGCTGCGCGCCAGCGCGATCCGGACGGCGTCCTCCAGGCCGTACACCCCGGCCTGGTGGAAGGCCGCGATCTCGCCTGTGCTGTGCCCGACGACGGCGTCCGGCCGCACCCCGTGGTGTTCCCACAGCGCCGCGAGCCCCGCCTGGACGGCGAAGTTGGCGGGCTGGGCGAGCCAGGTCTCGGCCATCCGGGACTCAGCCTCGGGCCGGGTCAGCTCGTCGAGCAGCGACCAGCCCGCCTGGCGCCGGACCTCCCGGTCGCAGCGCTCGACCGCCTCCCGGAACACGGGCTCGGCGTCCAGGAGCTCGCGCCCCATGCCCCACCACTGCGGCCCCATGCCGGTGAACACCCACACCAGCCGCTGCGCCCCGGGCTCCCGGAGGCGGCCCCGCACGGCCCGGGGGTGCTGCTCCCCGCGCTCGCAGGCGGCCAGTACCTCGTCGAGGGAGCCGGGCGGGCCGAGGGGGGAGTGGACGACGGCGAGGCGCTCCTCGAAGTGCTGGCGGCGGTGGGCCAGGGTGTGCCCGAGGTCCGCGAGGGGCACTCCGGCGGCAAGTTCGCGGCGGACGCCCGCGGCCAGTTCGGCCGGGCCCGACGCGTGCCGGGCGCTCAGCGGGAGGACCGAGCGGGCGGGCGTCCGGGCCGTCGCGCGCGGCTCTTCCGGCGGGCGGGGCGGCGCCTCCTCCAGCAGGACGTGGGCGTTGGTGCCGCCGAAGCCGAAGGAGTTGACGCCTGCCCGCGCGGGTCCCTCGTGCTCCGGCCAGTCGACCGGTGCGGTCGGGATCTCGAAGGGCAGCGCGGCGAAGTCGATGGCGGGGTTGGGCTGTTCGAGGTTCAGGTGCGGTGGGATGCGGCGGTGCCGGAGGGCCAGCGCCGTCTTGATCAGGCCCGCGACGCCGGCGGCGGCCTCCGTGTGCCCGATGTTGGTCTTGACCGAGCCGACGTAGCACCGCGCCCCGGGCGCCCGGCCCTGCGCCAGCACCCGGCCCAGCGCCCGCGCTTCGATCGGGTCGCCGACGGGGGTGGAGGTGCCGTGCGCCTCGACGTACTGGAGGCTGCCCGGTGTCACTCCCGCCTTGGCGCAGACCCGCTCGATGAGCGTGGCCTGGGCGTCGGCGCTGGGCACGGTGATGCCGTTGGTGCGTCCGTCCTGGTTCACCCCGCTGCCGATCACCACGGCGTGCACCGGGTCGCCGTCGCGCAGCGCGTCCGAGAGGCGCTTGAGCGCCACGACGCCGACGCCCTCGGCCCGTACGTAGCCGTCGGCGGAGGCGTCGAAGGCGCGGGAGCGTCCGTCGGGGGAGAGGAAGCCGCCCTTGGTCTCGGCGATGGTGTACTGCGGCGCGAGGTGCAGCAGGGTACCTCCGGCCAGGGCGAGTTCGCTCTCGCCGCGCTGCAGGCTCTGGCAGGCCAGGTGGACCGCGACCAGGGAGGAGCTGCACGCCGTGTCGATCGAGATGCTGGGGCCGCGGAAGTCGAGGCAGTGCGAGATACGGTTCGAGACCATCGTCATCATCGTGCCGGTCGCGGTGTGCGCGGCCAGCGTCTCGAAGCCGAGGTCGGCGAACTGCAGGATCTTGTAGTCCAGGGTGAAGGCGCCGATGAAGACGCCGACGTCCCGCCCGGCCAGTTCGGCGGGCCGCTGTCCGCCGTCCTCCAGGGCCTCCCAGGACACCTCCAGGAGCTTGCGCTGCTGCGGGTCCATGTGCTCGGCCTCGCGCGGGCTGATCCCGAAGAAGTGGGGGTCGAACTCGTCGAAGCCGTCGATGTAGCCGCCCCGGCCGCCGGTCAGCCGGCCCGGCTTGGCCCGGTCGCGGCTGCCGAGGGTCGTGGTGTCGTACCGGTCCGCCGGGGTGGGGACGAGACAGTCCCGGCCTTCGATCAGATTGCGCCAGAAGGACCGGTGGTCACCCGCGTGTCCGGGGAGCCGGCAGCCGATGCCGATGATGGCGACCTTGTCGCGGTGGGCGGCGCTGAGTGAGTCCGTCATGGTCCAATCCGGTGGAGACGACGCCTCGGTACGGGCCGGGCGGGGGCGTATGGGGGCACGACGCCGGTACGGTGCGGGACTGCGCGGTACGGGGCGGCGAGGTCGCGGTACGGAGCGGGTGTGCGCGGTACGGGGGACTACGCGGTGTGGGGCGGGCGGCGCACGGGGTGGAGCAGGCTGGCGACGATCGAGCCGGTCTCCGGGAACGTGGCGGGGTCCTTGACACCGACGATCGCCGGGCGGCGGTCCGGTCGCCAGGTGAAACTGCCGAAGAGGCGGTCCCAGACCGAGAGGTCCACGCCGAAGTGACCGGCCTCGGCCAGGTCGGCGCTGTGGTGCAGCCGGTGTTGCTCGGGGCTGGCCAGGACGTGGTGAAGCGGACCGAGTCGGACGTCCACGTTCGCGTGCACGAAATAGCCTTGGACAAGGGTTAAGAGCGCCACCGCGAAAAGGCAGTCGGCGGAGAATCCGAGAAATCCCAGTGACAATTGGACCGTGCCCTGTTTGAAGGCGACATCCAGTAGGTGGTTGACGCCGTTATTGGCGACGTTCACTTTTCCCGGGACGTGATGAATTCCGTGTACCTTCCACAGCCACCGATTGGAATGCGCCCAGCGGTGGGCGAGGTAGCCGGTCAGTGAGGAGGCCAGCAGCGCGAGGGGCACCTCGGCCCCGAGTGCGAGCCCCGGTCCCGTGACGGGGGTCGCGGCCAGAACGGCCGCGACGACCGACTGGCCGAGCACGGCGCCGGCCATGGTGAACCCGAAATAGGCTGCGTACCAGCACAGTTCCCGGCCGCTCGGGTGCCAGTCGGTCCGGTGCGGGATCAGCCGCTCCAGCGCCGCGAGATAGACGATGGTGCCGATCAGGAAGAGCTGGACGGCCCGGCCCCGGTCCCAGTCGAAGCGTAGAACCGAGGTGAAGAGCCAGACTGCCGACAGGAGCAGAATCGGGTACGCGGCATAGCGGAGACACTCGCGGGCGGACGCGCCGGTGGTCCACGCATTCGCCGGCAGCGACCCCGTATCGGGTCGATCTTCCATGCGGAGAATCTCCATCACATCCGAATAGGGAGTTCGCAGAGTAGCAGCGGACGTGAGGGGTCGTGAATGAGTGAACGGCGTTTTTTGGCCAGCGCGGTAAGGGGGGCGTGCGAGGGTAATTTATAAGAAGAAGTTCTTTTCAATGTTCGGTGCCCGTGGGGCGGGGTGGAGGGCGCGGGGTGCCGGTGACCGGAAGCAACGATTCCGCACTCGCGTGGGCGGCGCCGGCCATGCCGGTCGCCACCCACGTAGAGAGCGGTTACCGCAGGGTCCGGGCACGGCGGATATGCCCGAAACCATCGCCCCGTGGGGGCGCGTGCGGGACCACGGGCAGAACACGAGCCGTACAACTCGGGCGGCCGGACCGCACAGGAGCCCGCAAGGAGAGAATTGCCCGGGTATGCAGGCCCACCCAACCTGGCGGCCCGTCAACGTTGCAGGCGATTGAACAAGGGACGGTACCGGCCGCCGGAGGCTCCCGTGTGGGAACCGTCCAGAGAGCACGGGTTTCACGTCCTGCGACACTTCTACGCCTCCGAGCAGCTGGAGGCCGGCGAATCGGTGCTCTCCCTGACGCGGTGGCTCGGCCACACCGACCCGGGGTTTACCGTGAGAAAGTACGCCCACTTCCTGCCCAGGGCCGGAAACCGCGGTAGCGGCGCCATCGACGCCAGTTGTCGCGCGCCCAAGCCGCCGGAGACACGACCGGCGAGCTCGAAGCACTGCAGAAACGTGTCCGGCAGCTCGAAGAGGATGCCACGTCCTGGGAGGACATGGCACAGAGCTGCAGGGAGGAACGCGACAAGGCGCGAGGCGATGCCGCCACCGCTGAGGCCCTGCGTCAGGACCGGGACTATGGGAAGAACGAGTACCTGGGCCTGTCGAAGGGTGGGAGCGGGCGGGCGGCCACATCCGATGCCTGGAGCGAGATCCCTCTTTTGGGATCGGATGCCGTGCTCACTTTCGAAGCTCTCGCCAAGGCGTCGGAGGAGCACATCGTGCTCACGGCGAGAGCGGCGCGCGGCTGGAAGGACTCCCGCTACCCGTACCCCCAGGAGATGGCCGACCGGCTGACCGCCCTCGCGCAGGCTGCGATGGACCTGTACTCAATTCCGGCAAGATGCCCAGGCTGGCCCAGTGGTTCTACGACAACCACGGACTGAAATTCGCGCCCAACGACGAGAAACTCAGCAAGGACAAGGACAAGCGTTACTTCACGTTCAACGGGAAGCGCTGGGACGGACTGCCGCACATCAAGGTACGGGACGCCGTCTCGCCCAACGAGGTCGGACGCATCTACTTCGCCCTCGACTCCGAGGAGAAGCGGTTCATCGTGAACCATGTGGGACTGCACCTGTAGTCGGCCCTGGCCGGCACTTTGGCGGCC contains:
- a CDS encoding sterol desaturase family protein, with protein sequence MEDRPDTGSLPANAWTTGASARECLRYAAYPILLLSAVWLFTSVLRFDWDRGRAVQLFLIGTIVYLAALERLIPHRTDWHPSGRELCWYAAYFGFTMAGAVLGQSVVAAVLAATPVTGPGLALGAEVPLALLASSLTGYLAHRWAHSNRWLWKVHGIHHVPGKVNVANNGVNHLLDVAFKQGTVQLSLGFLGFSADCLFAVALLTLVQGYFVHANVDVRLGPLHHVLASPEQHRLHHSADLAEAGHFGVDLSVWDRLFGSFTWRPDRRPAIVGVKDPATFPETGSIVASLLHPVRRPPHTA